The genomic window CGGGGAGGATCCGGGCCCGGCCCGTCGCCGGATGGTGGTGGCGCTGGTGCTCACCACGCCCCTGCTCCTGGCGATGGTTCCCGGGTTGGGCCTGCACCTGCCGGGTTGGCTCCAGGCCGTGCTGTCGGCCCCCGTGGTCTTCTGGGCCGGCTGGGGCTTCTTCCGCCGCGCGGCGCGGCAGGCCCGGCATGGGCAGGCGTCCATGGACACGCTCATCGCCCTGGGTGCAGGCGTCGCCTGGATCTTCGCCGGGATCGAGTGGCTGAACGGGGTGCACCACCTCAGCTTTGAGACCGCCGCGGCTCTCGTGGCCTTCCTGCTCACAGGGAAATACCTGGAGAGCCGCGCCAAGTCGAAGGCCACGGACGCGCTGAAGGAACTGCTGGCCCTGGCGCCGCCGACGGCCCTCCGGCTGGCGGGGGATGGATCGGTGGAAGAAGTCCCGGTGGCGGCGCTGCGGCCCGGGGACCGCGTCCGTGTGCTGCCGGGCCATGCCGTGCCGGCGGATGGCCGCGTGGTGACCGGGCAGGCCGAAGTGGATGAATCCATGCTTACGGGCGAGCCCCTGCCGGTCCCCAAAGGTGTGGGAGAAGCCCTGGTGGCAGGCACGGTGGTCCACGGGTCGGCCCTGGAGCAGGAGATCCAGGCGGTCGGCGCCGAAACCCAACTGGCCCGCATGGCGGCCCTCGTGGCCCAGGCCCAGGGCTCCAAGGCGCCGGCCCAGGATCTGGCCGATCGCATCAGCGCCGTCTTCGTGCCCGTCATTCTCGCGCTGGCCCTGCTGACCCTGGCGGGCTGGTGGGGGGTCACGGGATCGCTGGCCCAGGCTTGGCGCCCGGCTGTGACGCTGCTGGTGATCGCCTGTCCCTGCGCCCTGGGGCTGGCCACGCCCGTGGCGGTGATGGTGGGGCTGGGTGCCGCGGCCAGGAGGGGCGTGCTGGTACGGGATGCGGCGGCCCTGGAGGCGCTCGGGCAGGCGACGGATCTCGCCTTCGACAAGACGGGAACTCTCACCGAAGGGCGACCCCGGCTGAGGAAGATCCTGCGGCTGGGGGAGGCCTCGGAAGCCGATCTGCTGGACATCGCCGCGAGCCTGGAACGGGATTCGGAACATCCCATTGCCCGAGGCCTGGTGGCGGCTCATGGCGGGCCCCTGAAACCCGTCGATGGGTTCCGGGCCCATCCGGGAGGGGGCGTCAGTGGCGATCTGAAGGGCGTTTCCTGGCGCCTGGGCAGCGCGGATTTCCTGGAGGCGTCCTTCCCGGAAATCGATGGGGATGGCATTGCGGTGGGCCTGGCGGATGCTTCCGGGCTGAAGGCCGTCTTCGTCCTCGGGGATCGTCTGCGGGCGGAAACCCCCGCCGTGGTGGAGCAGCTCCGGCGCCAGGGGCTTCGTCTCCACTTGTTCACGGGAGATCGGATTCAGGCAGCCCAGGCCATGGCCGCGGCGGCGGGGATCGAGTCGGTGTCCGCCGGCCTGCGTCCCGAAGACAAGCTGGGACGGATCCGGGATCTTCAGGCCCGCGGCGCCGTGGTGGGCTTCGTGGGGGATGGCGTGAACGATGCGCCGGCCCTGGCCCAGGCGGATTGCGGCATCGCCATGGGCTCCGGGGCGGGCGAGCAGGGCACGGCAGCGGCCATGGCCGCTGCGCCCCTGGCCTTGTTGCGGCCGGGCCTGGAACCCGTGCTGGCGGCTCGGCGCCTGGCGCTGCGCACCCATCGCGTGATCCGGCAGAACCTGGGTTGGGCCTTCGGCTACAACCTCCTGCTGGTGCCGCTGGCGGCCTTCGGGCAGCTGGAGCGCTTCGGTGGCCCCATGCTGGCGGGCCTGGCCATGGGCCTCAGCTCGCTGACCGTGGTCCTGAACGCCCTGCGGCTGCGCCGCTAGAGCCCCTTCGAAAGCTCTTTCAGGTAGGCGGAGAAATCCTCGCGCAGGTCCTCGCGCTTGAGGGCGAACTCCACATTCGCCTTCAGATAGTCGAGCTTGTTCCCGGTGTCGAACCGCTTGGCGGGGATGGGGGCGGCGACCAGGCGGCCCTCCTGTGCCAG from Geothrix sp. includes these protein-coding regions:
- a CDS encoding cation-translocating P-type ATPase, whose protein sequence is MSTETYAVTGMTCASCVRHVEKALTATPGVRGASVNLATAMATVEGEAAFEVLAAQVEDAGYGLERIAAETPGPQAGEDPGPARRRMVVALVLTTPLLLAMVPGLGLHLPGWLQAVLSAPVVFWAGWGFFRRAARQARHGQASMDTLIALGAGVAWIFAGIEWLNGVHHLSFETAAALVAFLLTGKYLESRAKSKATDALKELLALAPPTALRLAGDGSVEEVPVAALRPGDRVRVLPGHAVPADGRVVTGQAEVDESMLTGEPLPVPKGVGEALVAGTVVHGSALEQEIQAVGAETQLARMAALVAQAQGSKAPAQDLADRISAVFVPVILALALLTLAGWWGVTGSLAQAWRPAVTLLVIACPCALGLATPVAVMVGLGAAARRGVLVRDAAALEALGQATDLAFDKTGTLTEGRPRLRKILRLGEASEADLLDIAASLERDSEHPIARGLVAAHGGPLKPVDGFRAHPGGGVSGDLKGVSWRLGSADFLEASFPEIDGDGIAVGLADASGLKAVFVLGDRLRAETPAVVEQLRRQGLRLHLFTGDRIQAAQAMAAAAGIESVSAGLRPEDKLGRIRDLQARGAVVGFVGDGVNDAPALAQADCGIAMGSGAGEQGTAAAMAAAPLALLRPGLEPVLAARRLALRTHRVIRQNLGWAFGYNLLLVPLAAFGQLERFGGPMLAGLAMGLSSLTVVLNALRLRR